A DNA window from Castanea sativa cultivar Marrone di Chiusa Pesio chromosome 7, ASM4071231v1 contains the following coding sequences:
- the LOC142643730 gene encoding putative flavin-containing monooxygenase 1: MERQVAIIGAGISGLLACKYTLSKGFHPIVFEAKSSIGGVWTKTVETTKIQTPKPAYQFSDFPWPSTVEEDFPNQHQVFDYIQSFANHFDLLRHIKFNTKVLSIEYEGPSEEEMQSWSMWGGIGDPFGSKGKWKVIVEDAQSFSTEVHLVDFVILCIGRFSDIPNIPEFPPNQGPEVFHGKVMHSMDYVAMDYKNAADFVKGKQVTVVGFQKSALDIAMECSLANGTEHPCTILYKMEHWNVPDYLPWGVPLSYLYFNRFSELLVHKPGEGFLLSLLATLLSPVRWAFSKFVESHIKNKLRLANFGMVPKHSFHTEISSCLISTVPEKFYDKVEEGSINLKKSKSFGFCKEGVLVNGEAQPLKTDLVILATGFQGDKKLKDIFVSPTFKDYIAGSLDATVPLYRECIHPRIPQLAVIGFSESISNLYTSETRCRWLAELLDSTFKLPSIKEMEKDVAKWDEYMKRYSGQYYRRSCIGALHIWYNDQLCKDMGWNPRRKKGFIAELFEPYGPLDYVSQ; encoded by the exons ATGGAGAGGCAGGTGGCTATAATTGGAGCAGGTATCAGTGGCCTTTTGGCTTGCAAGTACACTTTGTCAAAGGGTTTTCATCCAATCGTTTTTGAAGCCAAAAGCAGCATTGGAGGAGTGTGGACCAAAACCGTAGAGACCACTAAGATCCAAACTCCAAAACCAGCATATCAGTTCTCAGATTTTCCATGGCCTTCTACAGTGGAAGAAGACTTTCCTAACCAACACCAAGTCTTTGATTATATTCAATCCTTTGCTAACCATTTTGACTTGCTTAGGCACATCAAATTTAATACCAAAGTTTTGAGCATCGAGTATGAAGGCCCATCTGAGGAAGAGATGCAATCTTGGAGTATGTGGGGTGGTATTGGTGACCCTTTTGGCTCTAAAGGGAAATGGAAGGTTATAGTAGAGGATGCTCAAAGCTTTTCAACTGAG GTACACTTAGTGGACTTTGTGATCCTCTGCATTGGGCGATTCAGCGACATTCCAAATATTCCTGAATTCCCTCCAAACCAAGGCCCAGAAGTATTTCATGGAAAGGTGATGCACTCCATGGATTACGTTGCCATGGACTATAAAAATGCTGCTGACTTTGTTAAAGGGAAGCAAGTCACTGTTGTAGGATTCCAAAAATCTGCCTTGGACATTGCTATGGAATGCTCACTGGCCAATG GCACTGAACATCCATGTACTATATTATACAAGATGGAACATTGGAACGTTCCTGATTACCTTCCATGGGGCGTGCCTCTTTCTTATTTATACTTCAATCGCTTCTCTGAGCTACTGGTTCACAAACCTGGTGAAGGCTTCCTACTAAGTCTCCTTGCAACACTTCTATCCCCCGTG AGATGGGCATTTTCTAAATTTGTTGAAAgccatataaaaaataagctgagGCTGGCAAACTTTGGAATGGTACCAAAACATAGTTTCCATACAGAAATCAGTTCTTGTTTGATCTCCACGGTACCAGAAAAATTCTATGACAAAGTTGAAGAGGGAAGCATCAATTTGAAAAAGAGTAAGAGCTTCGGCTTTTGTAAAGAAGGTGTTTTGGTTAATGGTGAGGCACAACCCCTAAAGACAGATTTGGTCATATTGGCTACTGGGTTCCAGGGTGACAAAAAACTCAAAGACATTTTTGTCTCCCCCACCTTCAAAGACTACATTGCTGGTTCGCTTGATGCAACAGTTCCCCTCTAcag GGAATGTATTCATCCTAGAATTCCACAACTAGCAGTAATTGGATTTTCAGAAAGTATTTCAAACTTGTACACCTCAGAGACGAGATGCAGATGGCTAGCAGAGCTTCTAGACAGCACATTCAAATTGCCTAGCATCAAAGAGATGGAAAAAGATGTGGCAAAATGGGACGAGTACATGAAGAGATACTCTGGGCAATACTACAGGAGATCATGCATAGGTGCTCTTCATATATGGTACAATGACCAGCTGTGCAAAGACATGGGGTGGAACCCCAGAAGAAAGAAGGGATTCATTGCTGAATTGTTTGAGCCTTATGGACCATTAGATTATGTTTCCCAATAA